Proteins from one Dromiciops gliroides isolate mDroGli1 chromosome 6, mDroGli1.pri, whole genome shotgun sequence genomic window:
- the RWDD4 gene encoding RWD domain-containing protein 4 produces MSANEDQEMELEALRSIYEGDESFRELSPVSFQYRIGENGDPKAFLIEVSWTETYPQTAPIISMNAFFNNTISSAVKQSILAKLQEEVEVNLGTAMTYTLFEYAKDNKEQFMENHHPVNSTTSISNIISVETPNPAPSSKKKDKKEQLSKTQKRKLADKTDHKGELPRGWNWVDVVKHLSKTGSKDDE; encoded by the exons ATGAGCGCCAACGAGGACCAGGAG ATGGAGCTGGAGGCCTTGCGTTCTATTTATGAAGGCGATGAAAGTTTCCGAGAACTAAGTCCAGTTTCATTTCAATATAGG atAGGTGAAAATGGTGATCCCAAAGCCTTCTTAATAGAAGTTTCTTGGACTGAAACATATCCACAAACAGCCCCAATCATATCTATGAATGCTTTTTTCAACAATACCAT ATCATCAGCTGTAAAGCAAAGTATTCTGGCTAAATTACAGGAGGAAGTCGAAGTTAATCTTGGAACTGCAATGACATATACATTGTTTGAATATGCCAAGGACAATAAAGAACAGTTCATGGAGAATCATCATCCTGTTAATTCTACG acatCAATAAGCAATATTATTTCAGTTGAAACTCCTAATCCTGCTCCTTCAagtaagaaaaaagataaaaaagaacagCTTTCAAAAACCCAGAAACGGAAGCTGGCAGACAAGACAG ATCACAAAGGTGAACTTCCACGAGGCTGGAACTGGGTTGATGTAGTTAAG CAT ttaagcaaaactggTTCTAAAGATGATGAATAA